Sequence from the Fodinibius salicampi genome:
TAAGTTTAGAAGAACTGAAGAATACAGCTACGTGGTATCAGGAACTGATGGTTCCGGCATTGTTTGAAAAATGGCCGGATCAGATTCTGGAAGAGGCAAAAATAAAGTCAGCAGAAAAGCTGCTCGATGTAGCTTGCGGTACTGGAGTCCTGGCGATTGCAGGAGCGGAACGATTGGGTGAAAAAGGCTTTACAGCTGGGTTGGATATGAATCCAGGTATGTTGGCTGTAGCTGAAAAACTTGCTCCTGATATAGAATGGCATCAGGGAACTGCGGAAGATATTCCCTGGGGTGAGGAATCTTTTGACGTTGTAGTCAGCCAGTTCGGCCTGATGTTTTTCGAAGATAAGCAGAAGGCTCTCCGAGAAATGTTTCGTGTTTTGAAACCCGGCGGGCGACTTGTTATTGCTGTCTTCGATTCTCTCGACAATATTCCGGGATATAAAATAATGGCCAGGATATTTGGTCAGGTTGTCGGCGAGGAGGTGGAGGAAGCCCTCAGATTCCCTTTTTCTTTGGGAGAGGTCGACGTACTCAAATTCCTTTGTTCTAAGAGTGGTCTTACCGGAGCTAAAATTAATACCTGTGAAGGGAATGCGAGGTTTCCGGATGTTAGAACCATGGTGCTTGCAGATGTCAAAGGGTGGTTTCCGTTGGCTCGCTTTGTACTTGATGAGTATCAGATTGATGAAGTTGTCACCAAGGCCGAATCAGATTTGAAGGAATTTGTCACCACATACGGAGCCGTAGTATTTCCAATGCCGGCACACTTTGTTACGATTACAAAAAACTAAATAAGCATAAAACTATGGCTGATCCAAAAACAATAAAAAAGGCATACGAAAGGAATCGCCGAGCCGTAGAGCTGCGTCCTCAAAAAGGGAAAAGTACTGCAGTTACCAAGGTCCGATTGTTTGATGGGACAACATGTGAGGTGCAACATAAGCACTGGACATTTAAGGTTGATATCGGAATCTCTGAAGGCGGCAACGATGCTGGGCCAGGGCCGGGCATAATGGAACGCGGGGCGCTGGGAAGCTGCTTGGCTATTGCCTATTCACAGCACGCTGCTATTATGGGGGTGCCAGTCGACAAGATAGAGGTGGATATAGAATCCGATTTTGATGCCCGCGGCATGCTTGCTATTGATGATCGTCCGCCGGGTTTCGAAGAGCTCAGGTATAAGGTATACATTGAGAGTACGGCCAGTGAGGAAGAGGTACAGAAAGTCATCGACAAAGCGGACAGGCATAGTCCGGTATTGGATGATTTTAAACGGGCCATCCCGGTTAAGCGCGAAGTAACGATAAAAACCATAAATGAGGAGAGATCATGAGACCCGAATTACAACGAAGAGTACAGCGATACGGATGGGATTACTCTTCCCCATATTATGAAAAGGGCTGGCAACATCAACTGTGGCCGGCTCAAAATCGACTGCTTGAAAAAGCAAGCCTGCAAAAAGACCAAAAGGTCCTGGATATTTCATGCGGCACAGGATTGGTAACCTTTCCAATTGCCAAAGCAGTAGGCGGGAAAGGTGAGGTTACCGGTATCGATTTGTCAGAAGGAATGATTGATAAGGCAGCTGAAGAGGCTAAAAGGAGAGGCTTTTCCAATATTATATTTCAGCATATGGATGCCGAAGAACTGGACCTTCCCGATGAATCTTTTGATGTTGCCATCAACTCACTGGGATTGATGTACTATCCCGATCCTGGAAAGGCCATCCGAGAAATGTACCGCGTGGTAAAGCCGGAGGGACGTGCCACTGCCTTAGTATGGGGGCGGCGAAAAAAATGTGGCTGGACCGATATTTTCCCGATTGTGGACCGGCGGGTGGAATCGGATGTATGTCCGCTTTTTTTCCAGCTTGGGACCGGGGAAACGCTCAAAAAGGTTTTTGAGAATGCTGGTTTTACAGATATTGATTCGGATCGATTTGATATGAAACTGCACTTTGATTCAGATAAACAGGCAGTGATCGCCGCTTTTCTAGGAGGAGCTGTAGCCTTGGCCTATCGTAAATTTGATGAACAAACGAAGGAAGATGCACATGAGGAATATTTAGAATCGATTGATTCCTATCGTAATGAGACCGGTTACGATATACCGGGTGAGTTTGTGATTGTATCGGGTAAAAAATTCGGATAGAACATAACTAAAGAGAGAAAAGTATTGTCAAATCGGTATCTATTATTTTTGTGGGCTTAGTATATCCATTTTTGGGATGGATAGGCGTCGATAGTTTTAATTTTCACAGATCCTTGGAATTCCTGTCACTTTTTTTTGTGTTTAGATGAAGCTAAATCAAACTAAAAAGAACATAAGCAGAGATTAGAATAAGGATATGAGCAATATTTTAATCACTGAATTGAAGAATCAGGGTCCGGGCGATATTCTTGACGCCATTGGCGGGGAAACAGATATTGATCCGGGTATTATAGGCAATATTGATATCAACGGATCAAGAGCTCTTGTAGAAGTAAATAATGGAAAAGCAGAAGAGTTGGCAACTCAGTTGAATGGAAAAAAAGTGGGTCATTCCAGGGTATCAGTCCGGAATATAGAAGAGGAAGATTTTAAGGATATTGAAACCATTTATGACTATGTAGACCGGTTCAAACAACTGGTTGAGCTGGAACGAGAACAGGAAATGCGGGAGCATGAGGAAAGTATCCGTACTCTTTCTGGTAAACAACGAGAGGCTGAAGGGAAAGCTATTCTTTATTTAAGGGGCCGTGACGAAGGCAATGCGCTCGAAGGTAAGCTGGTAAAATTTATGCGACAGCATAAAGGAGAGCCGCTCCCGGAGACTGAAATAGCTGTTGGCGACCTGGTGATGATTTCGCGTAGAGATCCGTTGCTCAGCGACAATCCCACGGGTACGGTAGTGCAGAAAACCAATTATTCCGTTACCGTTGCTTTTGATCAGCCCCGCAGCTTTATTTTTGGTGAAGGATTGCGGATGGATTTATATGTCAATGATATTACTTACCAGCGAATGAAGGATGCATTGACACGGGTGGAGGAAGCAACCGGAAGACTAGCCGATCTTCGAAATATTATGGTAGGCTTGCGTTCACCAAAAGAACCAGAGAAAGCAGAGGTAAATCAGTGGTTTAACAAAGAGCTGAATGAATCCCAAAAGGAGGCGGTAGCCTACAGCTTGGGTGCTGAAGATATTCATCTTATTCACGGTCCGCCGGGTACCGGTAAGACAACAACAGCCATCGAAGTGATTGAACAGGCGGTGGAGGCAGGACAAAAAGTGCTTGCAACGGCCGCATCAAATATTGCTGTTGATAATATGCTGGATTTTCTGTTGGATCGTGAGGTAAAAGCCGTTCGCGTGGGACACCCGGCGCGGGTAACGCCCCAGCTGAAAGAACATACCCTGGACAGCCTGATAGAACAAAATAAACAGTATCGCAAGTCGGAAGAGCTGCGTGCTCAGGCAATTGAGAAGAAAGAGGAACAGGAGGAATTCACGTATCCATCCGGTAAGTATCGTCGCGGTATGAGTAATACCAAGATCAAAGAGCTTGCTGAAGAAGGAGGTAGTTCACGCGGAGTATCCAAAGATAAAATACAGGGTATGGCCCGTTGGATAGAGCTGCAGGATGAGATTGAAGCCCTTTTTGAGGAAGCGGATCGGCTTCGGGAGGAAGCCGTTAATGAAATTCTGGAAACCAAGCAGGTTATTTGTACAACCAACAGCACCGCCGGCAGTGAACTGGTAGAAAACCGCGAATTTGATCTCGTTGTGATTGATGAGGCAACGCAGTCGACTGAGCCGAGTTGTTTGATCCCTATTACTCACGGAAAGAAGATTGTTATGGCTGGAGATCACCGGCAGTTGCCTCCTACAGTGAAAAGTCGGAAAGCCGCTGACCAAGGATTGGAGGACACCCTTTTTGAACGACTTGCTGAGAAGTATCCCGGCATCAAGAACATGCTGGAGATACAGTATCGCATGCACGAAACAATTATGGCATTTTCAAACGAGCAGTTTTATGATGGAATAATTTCTGCCGATGAAAGTGTGAGGACCCATACGCTCGAAGATTTCCAGCTGGATATCAATTTGTTTAACAATAATTTGACGGAGATCCTTGATCCGCACAAACCGCTTGTTTTTGTGGATACTTCCGGACGCGATGCTGCAGAACGAATACGACAGGGATCAACATCCAAAGAAAATCCCGAGGAAGCGCTGCTGGTTGCACAGATGGCGGATAATTTACTGCGATCGGGGATGCGACCAGAGAATATTGCTGTTATTAGTCCGTATAAAGATCAGGTTGATTTACTGGACCGTAAAATTGATGCGGAAAACCTGGAGATAAAATCGGTGGATGGTTTCCAGGGGCGTGAAAAAGAGGTGGTGATTATATCACTGACGCGGAGCAATAAAAATAGAGGCATAGGTTTTCTTAAGGATGTCAGACGATTCAATGTATCGCTAACCCGAGCCGAACGAAAACTTATTGTTGTGGGGGATAGTTCTACAATAACATCCCATGAAATCTACTCCCATTTTATTGATTATGTACGACAGAAGGGAAGAGTGATAGAGTTATAATCATCTTTTACCCTCTGCTTCGCAGCCCGCAGTGCTTCATACTGTCTCAACGATGTGCTGGATGCCGGTATCTGGGAAAAGAAAGTTTCGGCACGATGTGGGGGACGGCGAAAAGAATGCAGGTAGACCAACGTTTTCCTAATTTTACAACAACTTTTCTAAGAAAATTTGATCCACATCCTTGATGGGAAGACTATAATCCAAGATGAAGTAGAAATAGACAAGGGTTATTTATACATTTACTTCTAATAAAGAAAAGAAGGGATGTATCCAACCTGATAAAACGGGGGAGGGTTGTGGAACAAGATATACAATTTTGTACTGCTCCGGATGGGGTTAAACTTGCCTATGCAATTTCTGGAAGCGGACCGCCACTGGTACGGGTTGCCAACTGGCTAACCCATCTGGATCTCGATTGGCAAGGTCCGATATGGTCTCACTGGTTCCGGGAGTTTTCCAAAGAAAATACGTTGGTACGATTTGATCAGCGTGGTTCCGGTTTATCTGATAGTTCTGTTAAAGAACTATCGCTGGAGGCTTGGGTACAGGATCTTGATTCCATAATCGATGATGTCGGTATTGGCAACTTCCCTTTGTTGGGATTTTGTCAAGGAGGACCCATTGCCCTTGCTTATGCAGTTCGCAATCCTGAACATGTAAGTCACCTTATCCTTTTTGACAGTTATAGTCAGGGAAATTTGGCAGATGGTGCTCCATTAGAGAAGCAAAAAGAAGCAAAAGCCCTTACAGAAATGATTGAAGTAGGATGGGGACGGGAAGATACCGATATATTTCGTCGAATTTTTGCAGATCTGCTTATGCCGGGAGCTACACAAGATGAACATAAATGGTTGGCTGAGCTGCAGCATCAAACGGCGTCACCATCAATGGCTGCTCGGCTATGGGAAGCTTATCACAACATTGATGTTGAACATTTGGCCAGCCAGGTAAATATCCCCACGCTAATTTTTCATGTAAAGGGGGATAAGGTGATTCCTTTTGAGGCTGGCCGCAGATTAGCTTCTTTGATTCCCGATGCCCGGTTCGTTCCTTTGGAGAGTGAAAATCATATCCTTTTGGAAGATGATCCCGCCTGGGATCGCTTTTTGGCAGAAGTGAAAAATTTTATTGGTTCTTCTGGATCGGATGCCATAATCGACGATCCGCAGAAAGTTTTTCCCGAACTTACGCCCAGAGAATGTGAGGTGATTGATCTGATTGCGAAGGGATTTACCAACAATGAAATTGCCGACCGGCTGTATATCAGCCAAAAAACCGTACGTAACCACAACACCCGGATATTCAGCAAACTGCAGGTAAATTCCCGTTCCAAAGCTATTGTGTTGGCTCGCGAAGCTGGGTTGGGGAAAGAATAACCTTTTTCTTCCTGGATGGGACAAAAGTCCCAGTCGAATAGAGTTATTTTCCTAAAAAATTGAGACCCTCGTCCCGTGATTTTTTGAT
This genomic interval carries:
- a CDS encoding OsmC family protein, which encodes MADPKTIKKAYERNRRAVELRPQKGKSTAVTKVRLFDGTTCEVQHKHWTFKVDIGISEGGNDAGPGPGIMERGALGSCLAIAYSQHAAIMGVPVDKIEVDIESDFDARGMLAIDDRPPGFEELRYKVYIESTASEEEVQKVIDKADRHSPVLDDFKRAIPVKREVTIKTINEERS
- a CDS encoding class I SAM-dependent methyltransferase, which encodes MRPELQRRVQRYGWDYSSPYYEKGWQHQLWPAQNRLLEKASLQKDQKVLDISCGTGLVTFPIAKAVGGKGEVTGIDLSEGMIDKAAEEAKRRGFSNIIFQHMDAEELDLPDESFDVAINSLGLMYYPDPGKAIREMYRVVKPEGRATALVWGRRKKCGWTDIFPIVDRRVESDVCPLFFQLGTGETLKKVFENAGFTDIDSDRFDMKLHFDSDKQAVIAAFLGGAVALAYRKFDEQTKEDAHEEYLESIDSYRNETGYDIPGEFVIVSGKKFG
- a CDS encoding IGHMBP2 family helicase; the encoded protein is MSNILITELKNQGPGDILDAIGGETDIDPGIIGNIDINGSRALVEVNNGKAEELATQLNGKKVGHSRVSVRNIEEEDFKDIETIYDYVDRFKQLVELEREQEMREHEESIRTLSGKQREAEGKAILYLRGRDEGNALEGKLVKFMRQHKGEPLPETEIAVGDLVMISRRDPLLSDNPTGTVVQKTNYSVTVAFDQPRSFIFGEGLRMDLYVNDITYQRMKDALTRVEEATGRLADLRNIMVGLRSPKEPEKAEVNQWFNKELNESQKEAVAYSLGAEDIHLIHGPPGTGKTTTAIEVIEQAVEAGQKVLATAASNIAVDNMLDFLLDREVKAVRVGHPARVTPQLKEHTLDSLIEQNKQYRKSEELRAQAIEKKEEQEEFTYPSGKYRRGMSNTKIKELAEEGGSSRGVSKDKIQGMARWIELQDEIEALFEEADRLREEAVNEILETKQVICTTNSTAGSELVENREFDLVVIDEATQSTEPSCLIPITHGKKIVMAGDHRQLPPTVKSRKAADQGLEDTLFERLAEKYPGIKNMLEIQYRMHETIMAFSNEQFYDGIISADESVRTHTLEDFQLDINLFNNNLTEILDPHKPLVFVDTSGRDAAERIRQGSTSKENPEEALLVAQMADNLLRSGMRPENIAVISPYKDQVDLLDRKIDAENLEIKSVDGFQGREKEVVIISLTRSNKNRGIGFLKDVRRFNVSLTRAERKLIVVGDSSTITSHEIYSHFIDYVRQKGRVIEL
- a CDS encoding alpha/beta fold hydrolase yields the protein MEQDIQFCTAPDGVKLAYAISGSGPPLVRVANWLTHLDLDWQGPIWSHWFREFSKENTLVRFDQRGSGLSDSSVKELSLEAWVQDLDSIIDDVGIGNFPLLGFCQGGPIALAYAVRNPEHVSHLILFDSYSQGNLADGAPLEKQKEAKALTEMIEVGWGREDTDIFRRIFADLLMPGATQDEHKWLAELQHQTASPSMAARLWEAYHNIDVEHLASQVNIPTLIFHVKGDKVIPFEAGRRLASLIPDARFVPLESENHILLEDDPAWDRFLAEVKNFIGSSGSDAIIDDPQKVFPELTPRECEVIDLIAKGFTNNEIADRLYISQKTVRNHNTRIFSKLQVNSRSKAIVLAREAGLGKE
- a CDS encoding class I SAM-dependent methyltransferase, with protein sequence MSKLSLEELKNTATWYQELMVPALFEKWPDQILEEAKIKSAEKLLDVACGTGVLAIAGAERLGEKGFTAGLDMNPGMLAVAEKLAPDIEWHQGTAEDIPWGEESFDVVVSQFGLMFFEDKQKALREMFRVLKPGGRLVIAVFDSLDNIPGYKIMARIFGQVVGEEVEEALRFPFSLGEVDVLKFLCSKSGLTGAKINTCEGNARFPDVRTMVLADVKGWFPLARFVLDEYQIDEVVTKAESDLKEFVTTYGAVVFPMPAHFVTITKN